The window TCTGAGGTTCTGGGTTCGAATCCTCGCGCCGTCTCTTTCTTTTACATCATTTTTAAGTGAAGCGCGCGGGTTAACTGATGGGCCGGCCCAGACGAGGCATTAGTGTGCGTCGCTCCAACTATTTTGCTGCAAAATGCGAAAAATCCTATATGCCGCTCGCTGCGTCAAACTGCCGGCGCTTCGCACAGGCGAGCGACCGAGCAGCGACGCAACGGGCCAGCCCGTTTAACGGTTCCCAGCgctcccggttttgggaaccttctagaggttcccagttggttttttccggttttgggaaccttctagaaggttcctgaactggtttttttgttttcctttctttttctatttctgtttcgttttcttttctttctttctttcttgtttttcAAGTTTACgttttctttttcaaaaaatgttcgcatttttggaaaatgttcgcgcttttacaaaaatgttcgaaattttgaaaaatgttcttgttttcaaattctgttcgtaaattcaaaaattgttcagaattttcAGAAAATATTTGTGTGTTAACACAATTGTTCAGAAAGTttttgttcaaaattttgaaaacttttaaaAAAAGGTGcgggatttcaaaaaatgtttttgtttcaaaaattgttcacagttTTCAATAGATGTTCATGAATTTCTGAACatatttgttttctatttttcttttcatttttttcattttttcctgttaaaggttatttttctttttgaacttgttcaaaaatttcaaatatttgttcggaatttccaaaaaaaattgtttttaaatttgttcacaaattcaaaaaatgttcgtgttccAAAAAATGATCGgaacttcaaaaaatgtttgtggtttcaaaattttgttcacaatttcaaaaaatgttcgtgttttcaaaatttgttcataaattcaaaaaaaatcgggGAGCTTCAAATAATTTTTGCACTTTCAAAATTTGTTCGGAATTTCAAAAATGCTCCCGTTTTCAAAACAATTGTTCAAAAAATGGTCCTGTTTTTAAAACACCGGCCTTATAAAAAAGAAATCGCATTTTTTAAGGAAATGTTTTCGTTTTTCCTGAACATGTTTTCATATGTGAACGCAACTTTGAGTTCTTATAACGTTCGCGCTACCTACAATCAGTTAGACCTGTCTAGTCTAGTGACGGAACGAATTCACCTAGGATCTGAGGTTCTGGGTTCGAATCCTCGCGCCGTCTCTTTCTTTTACATCATTTTTAAGTGAAGCGCGCGGGTTTATTTACATCATGTTTAAGTGAAGCGCGCGGGTTTACTGATGGGCCGGCCCAGATGAGGCACTAGTGTGGGTCGCTCCAACTATTTGCCGCAAAATGCGGCAAATAGGAGCCCTCCCGGCGCATGCCGCGTGCCGTGCCAGGAGTGCTGGAGGGCCGCCCTGGCAGGCCCAGGTGGCCAGGTTTGTTTGGAAGCAGTGACTCATCTTCCGTCCAGCCAATGATATTGAGATGGCTCAAACTTGAGATAATCAAATGGCGGGGATGCCCCGTATGTGTAATGAAGTAAGttttcctttcaaaaaaaaaaaaaaaaaaatggcGGGGATGCCTCGTGTCCGCACACCTCACCCCACCCACCACACCGTTCTCCACGCGTCTCCCACCTACACTCTCACACGCGTCATGGCCCGAGGCAACAAATCCTCCTTCCGCTGATTCATGGCGCCGCGCTATAAGTGTCGCCTCGACCCTGCTTGAGAGAGCACGGCAGCTTCTGTAGAGATTCCAGCAGCATCATCGTCGGCTAGTCCAAACTGAAACAAAGGAGGTCGGGCGGCATGGAGTCGGGCAAGGAGGCCGCGGCGAACGCCGGCGCGTCGGCGCGCGCCGGCATGGAGAAGACGAGGGCCGCCGTGCAGGGGCAGGTGGACAAGGCCGCGGCTTACACGACAGGGCAcagggaggcggcggtggtgaaCAAGGAGGCGGCCGAGGTGAAGAAGCAGCAGCGGATTCGCGCcgccgaggaggagaagcagcGCGCCATGCGGGACCACGCCGCCGCCAAGGAGCGCGCCAGCGGCGAAGAGACGGAGGACCGCAACGGCGGTCACAGCCCTGCCCCTGCGGGCGGCCACGGTGAGTAATGAGGAGCGCGCGTCCCGCCGACCCGAGCGACTGAGTGATCCAGCAGTTATACGTATTCTTATGGTGTTAACCGTGTCGTGTGTGTTTTCCGTAACTCGGGTATTGATGATGTTTTCCGCTGCTGCTTGTGATCTGTAATCGAACGAGACATGTGTATAAAATTGTTAGTACGGTACAATTGTCAGCAGAACGAATGGTGTTTACGAGACTGAACTAAGCGTGCTTGATCATGACGATGCAGATTTCCGTCAGCATGGCCAATTTGTCTCAATagtacaccctctgttcctaaatcctaaatataagacgtttttcagTTCAaattcctaaatataagacattttgcAGTTCAAAAACAGAGGTTGTAAAACATATCAGATCAAGAAAACCACTCTCCGACTGTGCATGCAGATCCATCTCAGGAGTATTCATGTTCAGCGATCATAGCACATACTGTACATAGCAAGTCCAAAGCCTCTAACTAGGCCAATCACGGCATAGGTATTCGGTGGTACAGTAGCTTTTATTTTTGTTACTCGAGCGGAAGAGGCTGCCATTGCTTTacatccaaaagtccgaactatGGGAGAGGGCGTTTACTGGGTTTTGAACCCTGAACCAAGAACTCTTGGTTGTAAGTTTATGCACCTAACCAGTTCACCCATTAGTCCAAGTTTACAAATATAATTGGGTTTAAGTTAGAGATAAAGAGATAGAGATAGAATTAGTTTAAACCATATGTAacttgtcttgtacttcaagtcTCTACCCcttttgtactcctatatataccctacacaagggtcagatcaatacaacaacaATATTCTGATAGATCCTTAGATCGGAGTGGGCTAGGAGATCCGGTAACCTACCTTCTCCTGGTGCGGACGAACTCGATCGAGTACCGGCCATGGTGGTGTGGTGACGGCGACGATGTGGActgagatggcggcggcggagcttcccgTCGGCCTAGCgcaaaaccctagatcggattggtGTGTCGGTGGTGTTGTGGTGCACGGTCAACCTCATGATACGTGCCCCGGCACCCCACCTCTTTATATTGCGCTGAcgacaggggcccaccaaccatggtttggttgggcgcccccgatcagggcgcgagtcaggggcccgttcgacccgttgggttcgaacgggatagagatcaacctaacattctcccccttgatctcaactttacttttaaccttatactttctagtttatttgtttcatcacatattggtacatagagcatgtttcatcgtcacagctcaattgccgatagaatcatacagctacaacatacgttatgttcagaaacaaattctgttccttttgggcctatccaggaatcataaggctttcccttaaacccatgccggcaaagtgttccttgaacacattgggtggtaagcctttcgttagcggatccgcaagcatatcttttgtctttatatgctcgagacttatagtttgatcctggattttatctttcacaacataatactttatctctattgttttggcagcattactcgaTTTGTTGTTGTGAGCGTAAAATACCGCGGGCTGATTGTCGCGGTACATCTTTAGTGAtttgtgaatacaatctaccactttcaagtcgggtacaaatttctttagccatatcgcctgccccgtggcttcgaagcatgctatgaattctgcatacatcgtggatgatgcaactgttgactgtttggagcttttccacgaaataGCTCCCCCAGCGAGGGTGAATATGTATCCtgacgtggattttctatcatctttgtcccccgcaaaatctgcgtctgaatacccttttatctctagggaatcaGATCTCATGTATGTTAGCATGTAGTCCTTCGTGCCTTGCGCATAACGTaatgctttctttaccatcttccagtgctctatgcctggattctcttgatatctaccgagtaccccggtgataaaggctaagtcagggcgagtgcacacttgtgcatactgtaagctgccaactgccgaagcatatggtactcctttcatttgatcgatctcgtACTGGTTTTTGGGACATTGGAATTTTCCAAAACtatcgcccttaactataggagcaggtgtggctttactcgcatgcatattatactttttaagaaccttttctaaatatgctttctgcgatagtcctaagactccattgtttctatctcggtgaatttctatgcccaaaacatatgatgcttcaccaagatctgttatgtcaaaattcgaggataagaacttctttgtttcttgaagtagactaacatcactgctagcaagcagaatgtcatccacatacaagattaggaaaatatatttccTATTTTTAAACCTTGCATAAATGCAgttatcctcaatattttctttaaatccaaaacttttaatcgtttgattaaactttaaataccactgcctagaggcttgctttaatccataaatggatttctttaggcggcatcccatattttccttgccttccatgaAAAAACCTTTGGGCTGTTTCATGTAGACATTTTCTTTTAAATCTCCGTTGAGAAATgtcgtctttacatccatttggtgTAATTCTAAATCAAAAtgagcaactaatgccattatgattctgaaggaatccttacatgagacCGGAGAAAATGTCTCTTTATAATctatcccttctctttgtgtaaatccttttgccacGGGTCGTGCTTTATATTTTTCTATattccctttagagtcatacttaattttgtagacccatttgcaacctactgatttggctcctttaggaatttcctctaagtcccaaacatctttggaactcattgatttcatctcgtcttccattgccttcatccacatcgatgaatgagggcttctcatggcttcttcatatgaggtgggatctttttccatatggaccatttctgtgttataaactttaaagtcagtagaaatagctgactttcttgttcttgtagaccttctaagggcctcggtttctggcacattctgtgcctcaacttctggcacttcttctaaaatttgttgctgcacctccctttcatgctcaacaacAGGTTCAGTCGGCTCCTGACGGATAGGTTTCGGGTCTGCCCCCATAGTTGTCAtaggtggagttgcaactggtagtgagaaaaatggctcctgaatcatcggattaggtgcatgcaccctcttttcctcaagatcaattttccgagctaccaagctccccctcatcatttcgtcctctaagaagactgcatgtctcgtttctacaaactttgtatatctgtctgggcagtagaaacgaaaaccctttgatctgtctggatagccaatgaagtggcaactcactgttttgggatctaactttccaatgtttggattaaacattttggcctcagcagggcacccccacaccctgaagtgttgtagggatggcacccttcctgtccatagcttgtacggtgttttgggcaccgacttgcttggtactctattgagaatgtgaatggcggttttaagcgcctccatccataaacccaatggcaagttggaataactcatcatgctgcgcaccatatccataaatgtacggttgcgcctttcagctactccattttGCTGAGGTTCGCCCGACATTGAATACTGGGCAACTATGCCAGTCTCCTGCAAGAACTTTGCAAAAGGTCCagggacttggccatatggagtgtgccgaccgtagtactctcccccacggtcggacctaactatctttattcttttatcatgctgattttcaacttcagctttgaatattttaaatttatccAACGCTTCAGATCTTTCTTTGATTAGATAAATATATCCATAGCAAgagtaatcatctgtgaatgttatgAACGAGTCATATCCATCCACACTTTTCACCGGAAATGGTCCACAAATATCAGTATGGATGATTTCTAGTGTGCCTGTGCTATGGATTGCACCTTTTTGATTTGTTTTACGTACTTTCCTTTAACGCAATCTATGCATTGTTCTAAGTCTGAAAATTCTAACCGAGGAAGAATTTCACTTTTGACTAATCTTTCTATTCTCCCCTTCGAAATATGGCCCAAGCGACAGTGCCATAATTTCGATGAGTCGaatgttctttttcttttcttttgctttttattgGACGCAGAAACATTTTCTTTCACGTTGCAAATGGAATAAACTTTTTCACGAAGTGATAACAAATAAAGCTCATCATGTAGTAAAGCATCACCCACATAAGCATTATTATACCAAATGGCACACTTGCCATGTCCAAAATGACATTCATAACTATCTTTGTCCAAACAAGAAACACTAATTAAGTTTCTATGACATGATGGAACAAATAAAACATCTCTAAGTAGAAGATTGAATCCGCCAGCTAACTCCAAGGAGATATCACCGACAGCTTCAACTTCTGCTTCAACTCCGTTTGCCACTTCATTGTGTCTTTCGCTTCTTAGCGTAGTTCGCGTCGAATGGAATCCCTGTAAAGAATTTGCAACATGAACAGTTGCTCCGGAATCAATCCACCAAGTGGATTTTGAAAACTGTGTATACAAGGATTCATTGACAAATGAAACTATATTGTTACCTCTTTTTTCCATGACTGACTTCAGCCAAGCAGCGCAGTCTTTCTTGTAATGCCCTTTCTGCTTGCAGTGGAGACACGTGTC is drawn from Triticum dicoccoides isolate Atlit2015 ecotype Zavitan chromosome 6B, WEW_v2.0, whole genome shotgun sequence and contains these coding sequences:
- the LOC119324117 gene encoding 11 kDa late embryogenesis abundant protein-like encodes the protein MESGKEAAANAGASARAGMEKTRAAVQGQVDKAAAYTTGHREAAVVNKEAAEVKKQQRIRAAEEEKQRAMRDHAAAKERASGEETEDRNGGHSPAPAGGHGE